From Streptomonospora salina, the proteins below share one genomic window:
- a CDS encoding helix-turn-helix domain-containing protein: MSDFAERARADLDECDISLRAAARTMHIDPGHLSRVLSGKRPPTPHLAEALDGLVGAEGALADLAATLNEDDRGRIARSVAEPARVDLGTVHALADVLAAQRRLDDTLPATAMLSGTSAQWETVERLARDARGPHADALREVAAEWVQFVGWLHAEARNDADAVRWLTEAQDRADDVGSGELAAQAANFKGYLARRQGRPRAIVRWFSAAYYTPGAAPLQRVGDAVQAAHGYALLGERDTARRLLGEASDLADAAADTEAPGTAYWLSPTFSRMGMGLVHLALDEHAEAAANLRAGLDGLPLEQRCAEWSREYRDALEEARAA, from the coding sequence GTGTCCGACTTCGCGGAACGAGCACGCGCGGATCTGGATGAGTGCGACATTTCGCTGCGGGCGGCCGCCCGGACGATGCACATCGACCCCGGCCATCTCTCCCGCGTGCTTTCCGGAAAGCGGCCCCCCACTCCGCATCTCGCGGAAGCTCTGGACGGGCTCGTCGGCGCCGAGGGCGCCCTGGCCGATCTGGCGGCGACCCTGAACGAGGATGACCGGGGCCGGATTGCGCGCAGCGTCGCGGAGCCGGCACGCGTGGACCTCGGCACAGTGCACGCGTTGGCGGACGTGCTCGCGGCACAGCGGCGGCTCGACGACACGTTGCCCGCGACCGCGATGCTGTCGGGTACGTCGGCGCAGTGGGAGACCGTGGAGCGGTTGGCGCGCGACGCGCGGGGGCCGCATGCGGACGCGCTTCGCGAAGTCGCCGCGGAGTGGGTCCAGTTCGTGGGGTGGTTGCACGCCGAAGCGCGTAACGACGCCGATGCGGTTCGCTGGCTTACGGAGGCGCAAGACCGGGCCGACGACGTCGGCAGTGGGGAACTCGCGGCGCAAGCGGCGAATTTCAAGGGGTATCTCGCGCGTCGACAAGGGCGCCCGCGGGCGATCGTGCGCTGGTTCTCCGCGGCGTACTACACACCGGGAGCGGCCCCGCTGCAACGTGTCGGGGATGCGGTTCAAGCGGCACACGGGTACGCGCTCCTCGGGGAACGCGACACAGCCCGGCGGTTGTTGGGCGAAGCGTCCGATCTCGCCGACGCGGCCGCGGACACGGAGGCACCGGGCACCGCCTATTGGCTGTCTCCCACGTTCTCGCGGATGGGGATGGGCCTGGTTCATCTCGCGTTGGACGAGCATGCGGAGGCGGCGGCGAACCTTCGGGCCGGACTGGACGGTCTGCCGCTCGAACAGCGGTGCGCGGAATGGTCACGAGAGTACCGGGACGCACTGGAGGAGGCGCGCGCCGCGTAA
- a CDS encoding helicase-related protein, whose translation MTGTNELEAHYAFRDDLARRLEADLLGPVGDPHETLDEEPATAYITGVLYPERRDGEAERTHREEQEEPPASAQMTVDEAHDSGVAMANRQRPSAMGLTFAVDPSRARRVTVTVSAAVYEPIDENDRPVAARRAERRGLDERHTTRWRRRPLTFDPVEVDVDRPHSHDEPIDGERGIRLRLTVREPDGNGDVSVTATLVNAAEAHDEELLDARCLFQPQLRVDAPEESEALVDRRRPEGAEERERLVNDLLHRHAPTFATGHGCSVTWNWTPPPARGVHGHRRAATDAVWTTFVPTSEVLQARSNPDVAEPRMMWLAEAPDDQVLDRLQQIVDAYREWIADRSAEADSLSDTAFGTVAREQLDACSAAYGRMSEGIATLRDDPVVFEAFRMANEAMAHQRARTAWRNDGAQGEPSLRQGRWRPFQIGYILLCLNGIADRGHADRAVADLLWFPTGGGKTEAYLGLIALTTFLRRLRSPDDGGGVTVLMRYTLRLLTLQQFERASTLICSMERIRRLRRSELGEEPVSIGMWVGKAATPNKVENAEKSLRKLRKEGKIQTENPVQLTSCPWCATPMDAGDYEADRETKRMRIRCRSSECDFADGLPVHVVDEEIYRVRPTLVIATADKFAQIAWRENVFALFNRAGGEHAQAPPPELVIQDELHLISGPLGTLAGLYETAVDIAAERPKVIASTATIRRAQEQGKLLFDRRVEQFPPSGLDARDSWFAVEAPREAKGARRYVGALAPGASQATLLIRTYAALLHNAYRAEADPAVRDAYWTLMGYFNSLRLLSAAELQVYADVDERLEQLASRDGSRRRRVDELRELTSRVDSSDIPDHLGDLFRALDSGTAVDVVLATNMISVGMDVDRLGLMAVMGQPQTTAEYIQTTSRVGRRDPGLVVTMLNAARSRDRSHYEDFVSYHSALYRQVESTSVTPFSPRARDRALHAVLVGLARLTLPTARPDDGANKVERFVEDLNGLKERILRRVASIAPEEHAETREELDTFIDGWRDLAQTNPGLRYEARRKSRPGDVRSPDEALLSNYGYDEDLRESAPTMMSLRDVDVDSDLYLET comes from the coding sequence ATGACCGGAACGAACGAGCTGGAGGCGCACTACGCCTTCCGCGACGATCTCGCACGACGGCTGGAAGCCGATCTCCTCGGCCCGGTCGGGGACCCGCACGAGACCCTCGACGAGGAGCCCGCCACCGCCTACATCACCGGCGTGCTCTACCCCGAAAGACGCGACGGCGAGGCCGAGCGCACCCATCGCGAAGAGCAGGAGGAACCCCCCGCGTCGGCGCAGATGACCGTCGACGAAGCCCACGACAGCGGCGTCGCCATGGCGAACCGCCAGCGCCCGTCGGCGATGGGCCTCACGTTCGCCGTCGATCCGAGCCGGGCCCGGCGGGTCACGGTGACGGTCTCGGCGGCCGTCTACGAGCCGATCGACGAGAACGACCGGCCGGTCGCGGCGCGGCGTGCGGAACGCCGCGGGCTCGACGAACGGCACACCACGCGGTGGCGTCGCCGACCCCTGACGTTCGATCCCGTCGAGGTCGACGTCGACCGCCCCCACAGTCACGACGAGCCGATCGACGGGGAACGCGGGATCCGGCTGCGCCTGACCGTGCGGGAGCCGGACGGCAACGGCGACGTCTCGGTGACGGCCACCCTCGTCAACGCCGCCGAGGCCCACGACGAAGAACTGCTCGACGCCCGCTGCCTCTTCCAGCCTCAGCTGCGCGTCGACGCTCCCGAGGAGTCCGAGGCGCTGGTCGACCGTCGCCGCCCCGAAGGAGCGGAGGAACGCGAACGCCTCGTCAACGACCTGCTGCACCGGCACGCTCCCACGTTCGCCACCGGCCACGGGTGCTCGGTCACGTGGAACTGGACCCCTCCGCCCGCGCGCGGGGTCCACGGCCACCGCCGTGCGGCCACCGACGCGGTCTGGACGACGTTCGTGCCCACCTCCGAGGTCCTTCAGGCCCGATCCAACCCGGACGTCGCCGAACCGAGGATGATGTGGCTGGCCGAAGCCCCCGACGATCAGGTCCTGGATCGCCTGCAACAGATCGTCGACGCCTACCGCGAATGGATCGCCGACCGCTCGGCCGAAGCCGACTCCCTGTCCGACACCGCGTTCGGGACGGTCGCCCGCGAGCAGCTCGACGCCTGTTCCGCGGCCTACGGCCGAATGAGCGAGGGAATCGCGACCCTGCGCGACGATCCCGTCGTGTTCGAGGCGTTCCGGATGGCCAACGAGGCCATGGCCCACCAACGCGCCCGCACGGCGTGGAGAAACGACGGCGCGCAGGGCGAACCGTCGCTCCGGCAGGGACGCTGGCGGCCGTTCCAGATCGGCTACATCCTGCTGTGTCTGAACGGGATCGCCGACCGCGGTCACGCCGACCGCGCGGTCGCCGACCTGCTGTGGTTCCCGACCGGCGGCGGCAAGACGGAAGCGTACCTGGGGCTGATCGCCCTGACGACGTTCCTGCGCCGGCTGCGTTCCCCGGACGACGGCGGCGGCGTCACGGTTCTGATGCGTTACACGCTGCGGTTGCTGACGCTTCAGCAGTTCGAGCGTGCGTCCACGCTCATCTGCTCCATGGAGCGCATACGCCGACTGCGCCGGTCGGAGTTGGGTGAGGAACCGGTTTCGATCGGGATGTGGGTCGGCAAGGCGGCCACCCCGAACAAGGTCGAGAACGCGGAGAAGAGCCTGCGGAAGCTGCGCAAAGAGGGCAAGATCCAGACGGAGAACCCGGTACAGCTCACCTCGTGCCCGTGGTGCGCCACGCCGATGGACGCCGGGGACTACGAAGCCGACCGCGAAACGAAACGGATGCGGATCCGGTGCCGCAGCAGCGAGTGCGACTTCGCCGATGGGCTGCCCGTGCACGTCGTCGACGAGGAGATCTACCGGGTGCGGCCCACCCTCGTCATCGCCACCGCCGACAAGTTCGCCCAGATCGCCTGGCGGGAGAACGTGTTCGCACTGTTCAACCGCGCCGGCGGCGAACACGCGCAGGCGCCGCCGCCGGAGCTCGTCATCCAGGACGAGCTGCATCTGATCTCGGGGCCGCTCGGAACACTGGCCGGCCTGTATGAGACCGCCGTCGACATCGCCGCGGAACGTCCCAAGGTGATCGCCTCCACCGCGACCATCCGCCGAGCTCAGGAGCAGGGAAAGCTCCTGTTCGACCGCCGTGTCGAGCAGTTCCCGCCGTCCGGCCTCGACGCCCGTGATTCCTGGTTCGCGGTCGAAGCGCCGCGCGAGGCCAAGGGGGCGCGCCGCTATGTCGGGGCGTTGGCGCCCGGCGCCAGCCAGGCGACGCTGCTGATCCGCACCTACGCGGCGCTGCTGCACAACGCGTACCGGGCGGAGGCCGATCCCGCGGTCCGCGACGCCTACTGGACGCTCATGGGCTACTTCAACAGCCTGCGTCTGCTTTCGGCGGCGGAATTGCAGGTCTACGCCGACGTCGACGAACGCCTGGAGCAATTGGCGAGCCGCGACGGGTCCCGACGACGCCGTGTGGACGAGTTGCGGGAGCTCACCAGCCGCGTCGACTCCAGCGACATCCCGGACCATCTCGGCGATCTCTTCCGTGCGCTGGACTCCGGCACCGCCGTCGACGTCGTGCTCGCCACGAACATGATCTCGGTGGGCATGGACGTGGACCGGTTGGGGCTCATGGCCGTGATGGGCCAGCCGCAGACCACCGCGGAGTACATCCAGACGACGAGCCGCGTCGGCCGGCGCGACCCCGGCCTGGTGGTGACGATGCTCAACGCGGCCCGTTCCCGCGATCGCTCCCACTACGAGGACTTCGTGTCCTACCACTCGGCTCTGTACCGGCAGGTGGAGTCGACCAGCGTCACCCCGTTCTCGCCTCGGGCCCGCGACCGTGCGCTGCACGCAGTTCTGGTGGGGCTGGCCCGCCTCACGCTGCCGACGGCACGTCCCGACGACGGGGCCAACAAGGTCGAACGGTTCGTCGAGGATCTGAACGGACTCAAAGAGCGGATCCTGCGCCGTGTGGCGTCGATCGCCCCCGAAGAACACGCCGAGACGCGCGAGGAGCTCGACACGTTCATCGACGGCTGGCGCGACCTGGCCCAGACCAATCCCGGGCTGCGCTACGAAGCTCGGCGCAAATCCCGGCCGGGCGATGTCCGTTCCCCCGACGAGGCTCTGCTCAGCAACTACGGCTACGACGAGGACCTGCGGGAGTCGGCGCCGACGATGATGAGCCTCCGCGACGTCGACGTCGACTCCGACCTCTACCTGGAGACCTGA
- a CDS encoding DNA cytosine methyltransferase translates to MSLRSLEICAGAGGQACGLERAGFEPVMLVDDDPHACATLRANRPNWDVRQMDVADLVGAEHPQILDVDLLAGGLPSVPYSQAGRGKGAGDSRDLLRQSIWLAGEVQPRALMLQNVPRLLTESTFEDARKFVREELEHLGYAYDWRILDAREFGVHQRRPYSVLVAMRPDDMSRFRWPEPAPGARTVGEVLWSSMASRGWPYAAEWRRIADGIAPTIVGGSRDRGGADLGPSRSKAAWARLGVNGDSIADDVPGPDFELRAGEGTKDRAGLPKLTADQAAVLQGIPDDWTITGRKTARYRQIGHAFPPPLATIMGESIARALER, encoded by the coding sequence GTGAGTCTCCGCAGTCTGGAGATATGCGCGGGAGCGGGTGGACAGGCGTGCGGACTGGAGCGGGCCGGGTTCGAACCGGTCATGCTCGTCGACGACGACCCGCACGCGTGCGCGACCTTGCGCGCCAACCGTCCGAACTGGGACGTCCGACAGATGGACGTGGCCGATCTGGTGGGCGCGGAACACCCGCAGATTCTGGATGTCGACCTCCTTGCGGGAGGGCTGCCCAGCGTCCCGTACTCGCAGGCGGGACGCGGAAAGGGGGCCGGCGACTCCCGGGACCTGCTTCGGCAGTCGATCTGGCTGGCCGGTGAGGTCCAGCCGCGCGCGCTCATGCTCCAGAACGTCCCCAGGCTCCTGACGGAGTCCACGTTCGAGGACGCACGGAAATTCGTGCGGGAAGAGCTGGAACACCTCGGCTACGCCTACGACTGGCGAATCCTGGACGCGCGGGAGTTCGGGGTTCACCAACGCCGGCCCTACAGCGTGCTGGTGGCGATGCGTCCCGACGACATGAGCCGCTTCCGCTGGCCCGAACCGGCGCCCGGCGCCCGAACCGTGGGCGAGGTCCTGTGGTCGTCCATGGCGAGCCGAGGTTGGCCCTACGCCGCCGAATGGCGCCGGATCGCCGACGGTATCGCCCCCACGATCGTCGGCGGTTCACGTGACCGCGGCGGCGCGGACCTGGGCCCGAGCCGGTCGAAGGCCGCCTGGGCCCGGCTCGGCGTCAACGGCGACAGTATCGCCGACGACGTCCCGGGACCCGACTTCGAGCTTCGGGCCGGAGAGGGCACGAAGGACCGCGCGGGACTGCCGAAACTGACCGCCGACCAGGCGGCCGTCCTTCAGGGGATCCCCGACGACTGGACGATCACCGGCCGCAAAACGGCGCGGTACCGACAGATCGGCCACGCGTTTCCGCCTCCGTTGGCCACGATTATGGGCGAGAGCATCGCCCGGGCGTTGGAGCGGTGA
- a CDS encoding NUDIX domain-containing protein, with product MLHLPSGHLDEGEPAHHAAAREAREEVGVGVDPDLLRLLATIHHRQDADLARLGLFFLTEEWWGEPVNAEPHKYGKLVWTDARRLPSGTIPYPAAGIEA from the coding sequence ATACTGCACCTGCCGTCCGGGCATCTGGACGAGGGCGAACCCGCCCACCACGCGGCGGCTCGCGAAGCCCGCGAGGAGGTCGGGGTCGGCGTCGACCCCGACCTGCTGCGCCTCCTCGCCACGATCCACCACCGCCAAGACGCCGACCTGGCGCGCCTCGGACTGTTCTTCCTCACCGAGGAGTGGTGGGGCGAGCCCGTAAACGCGGAGCCCCACAAGTACGGAAAACTGGTCTGGACCGACGCCAGGCGGCTTCCTTCGGGAACGATCCCTTACCCCGCGGCCGGTATCGAGGCGTGA
- the hisS gene encoding histidine--tRNA ligase: MQEATFMGQAAQAPSGTRDFLADELRRRTAAVTAVSEVFERYGFDPLETPAFERLDVVTGKYGEEASSLLFKILRRGVHEASGQADLALRYDHTVPLARVIGTHGSKLPSPFKRYAIGPVWRADRPQDGRFREFVQCDVDTVGSHSPLADAEVVYAVADGLQALGVEDFRFLVNSREALRGLLEVYGVGLELGDGVLATLDKLDKIGEEAVAGELAERGVATATAEAVVADIAADSPDRLRAKLETNPRGKQGLAEIDRMLELTGGLEGRIAFAPRMVRGLDYYTGAIWEVEAVGYPGAVAAGGRYDQLVAALGGSDMPAVGGSVGIERILATQETAADDRRGLDVALTALGHSEAGTLRLARALRGRGLRVGTYLGTSGKLAKQLKWADDQRARFAVIRGADEQAAGEITVRDMATGEQHRVADDDAVAQIERLLGH; this comes from the coding sequence ATGCAGGAGGCCACATTCATGGGCCAGGCCGCCCAAGCACCGTCCGGCACCCGCGACTTCCTCGCCGACGAACTGCGCCGCCGCACGGCGGCCGTCACCGCCGTCTCCGAGGTCTTCGAGCGCTACGGGTTCGACCCGCTGGAGACCCCGGCCTTCGAACGGCTCGACGTGGTCACCGGCAAATACGGCGAGGAAGCCTCCAGCCTGCTGTTCAAGATCCTGCGGCGCGGCGTCCATGAGGCCAGTGGGCAGGCCGACCTGGCGCTGCGCTACGACCACACGGTGCCGTTGGCGCGCGTGATCGGCACCCACGGCTCCAAACTCCCGTCGCCGTTCAAGCGCTACGCCATCGGGCCGGTCTGGCGGGCCGATCGGCCTCAGGACGGCCGGTTCCGCGAGTTCGTCCAGTGCGACGTGGACACCGTCGGCTCCCACTCGCCGCTGGCCGATGCCGAGGTCGTCTACGCCGTCGCCGACGGTCTCCAGGCTCTCGGCGTTGAGGACTTCCGTTTCCTGGTCAACAGCCGCGAAGCGCTCCGCGGGCTGCTGGAGGTCTACGGCGTCGGTCTCGAGCTGGGCGACGGTGTGCTGGCGACATTGGACAAGCTCGACAAGATCGGGGAGGAGGCGGTCGCCGGCGAGCTGGCCGAACGCGGTGTCGCTACGGCGACCGCCGAGGCCGTCGTCGCCGATATTGCGGCCGACAGCCCGGACCGGCTTCGCGCCAAGCTGGAGACCAATCCGCGCGGCAAGCAAGGGTTGGCCGAGATCGACCGGATGCTGGAGCTGACCGGTGGACTAGAGGGGCGCATCGCGTTCGCGCCCCGGATGGTGCGCGGCCTGGACTACTACACGGGCGCGATCTGGGAGGTCGAGGCTGTCGGCTACCCCGGTGCCGTCGCCGCCGGAGGCCGCTATGACCAGCTGGTCGCCGCACTGGGCGGATCCGACATGCCCGCCGTCGGCGGCTCGGTGGGCATCGAGCGCATCCTCGCCACGCAGGAGACGGCAGCCGACGACCGGCGCGGTCTCGATGTCGCCCTCACCGCCCTCGGCCACAGTGAGGCCGGGACATTGCGGCTGGCCCGCGCTCTGCGCGGCCGCGGCCTGCGGGTGGGGACCTACCTGGGGACCTCGGGCAAGCTCGCCAAGCAGCTCAAGTGGGCCGACGACCAGCGGGCCCGGTTCGCCGTCATCCGCGGCGCCGACGAGCAGGCCGCCGGAGAGATCACCGTTCGGGACATGGCCACCGGCGAGCAGCACAGGGTGGCCGACGACGACGCCGTCGCGCAGATAGAGCGACTCCTCGGCCACTGA
- the drmB gene encoding DUF1998 domain-containing protein, with protein MALRSDKNTGGEKTPTFQRLGAVRRTQLITTYGVGAMIALGDQSYLVSGLDGWRVGRDPDIHEFRLQTRLGMRKGFYLPPAADPPAGDGVRIRRFPDMYTCPGKDARPDTGCDENLRRYGAFNPKPGSTACASCDEPLTPSRFIVACERGHLDDFPYEAWVHGRPLRANERSGHRLSYRSTGRTAALRSIVVGCSCGEEASMEGAFGRGSLASVNFRCFGKRPWLPRGSDEECGLTPRTMQRGSSAAWFPVVRSALSIPPFSEELYEELLVPGRYDQWKGEDDGLIRRLAEKAGLVPGRFEADDVVEAVRHYEAYEAGERPDPSVLTGFEPSDVLREEEYRQLDRESDTQHFQTKRPHELPDAPAPPGIAGTMLVTRLREVRALQTFTRVDPPMEGDSEDRLAALSRDDVGWLPAVEVVGEGVFLRLSADRIAEWTAPAPGLTAGPEERAASIRRHHQELLNQRAHRSKRQSPSSQVDARLLLVHTLAHALINEWSLDAGYPASALRERLYVSEDMAGVLIYTASSDSAGSLGGLVSQGEPRRLRRSLASALRRISWCSADPLCMESEASGVDSLNLAACHACMLVPETSCELNNDFLDRAMLIGTPDKTTQGFFEEFMSAL; from the coding sequence ATGGCCTTGCGCTCCGACAAGAACACCGGCGGCGAGAAGACGCCGACCTTCCAGCGGCTCGGCGCGGTCCGACGGACGCAACTGATCACCACCTATGGCGTCGGGGCGATGATCGCCCTCGGTGATCAGTCCTACCTCGTCAGCGGTTTGGACGGTTGGAGAGTCGGCCGAGATCCGGATATACACGAGTTCCGGCTGCAGACCCGGTTGGGGATGCGGAAGGGCTTCTATCTGCCTCCGGCCGCCGATCCGCCGGCCGGCGACGGCGTTCGGATCCGCCGGTTCCCCGACATGTACACGTGCCCGGGGAAAGACGCGCGACCGGACACGGGGTGCGACGAGAACCTGCGTCGCTACGGCGCGTTCAACCCGAAACCCGGCTCGACGGCGTGCGCGTCCTGCGACGAACCGTTGACACCGTCGCGGTTCATCGTCGCCTGCGAGCGCGGGCACCTCGACGACTTCCCCTATGAAGCGTGGGTCCACGGCAGACCGTTGCGCGCGAACGAGAGATCCGGACATCGGCTCTCGTACCGCTCCACCGGCCGCACCGCGGCCCTGCGGTCGATCGTCGTGGGGTGCTCGTGCGGGGAGGAGGCGTCGATGGAAGGCGCCTTCGGACGCGGTTCCCTGGCCAGCGTCAACTTCCGCTGTTTCGGCAAGCGTCCGTGGCTGCCCCGCGGATCCGACGAGGAGTGCGGTCTGACGCCCCGCACGATGCAGCGAGGCTCGTCGGCGGCCTGGTTCCCCGTCGTCCGGTCGGCCCTGTCCATCCCGCCGTTCTCCGAGGAGCTCTACGAGGAGCTGCTCGTCCCCGGTCGCTACGACCAGTGGAAAGGCGAGGACGACGGGCTCATCAGGCGCCTCGCGGAGAAAGCCGGTCTGGTCCCCGGCCGGTTCGAGGCGGACGACGTCGTGGAGGCCGTTCGCCACTACGAGGCCTACGAGGCGGGTGAACGCCCCGACCCGTCCGTGCTCACCGGTTTCGAACCGTCCGACGTCCTTCGGGAGGAAGAATACAGACAGCTCGACCGCGAATCGGACACGCAGCACTTCCAGACGAAGCGTCCCCACGAGCTGCCGGACGCCCCCGCTCCCCCCGGCATCGCGGGCACGATGCTCGTCACCCGCCTCCGCGAGGTCCGGGCGCTGCAGACGTTCACGCGGGTGGACCCGCCCATGGAGGGCGACTCCGAAGACCGGCTCGCCGCCCTGAGCCGTGACGACGTCGGATGGTTGCCCGCCGTCGAAGTCGTCGGCGAAGGCGTCTTCCTGCGCCTGTCCGCGGACCGGATCGCGGAATGGACTGCGCCCGCCCCCGGGCTCACGGCGGGGCCGGAGGAACGTGCGGCGTCGATCCGGCGACACCACCAGGAGCTGCTGAACCAGCGTGCCCACCGTTCGAAGCGCCAGTCCCCGTCGTCGCAGGTCGACGCGCGTTTGCTGCTGGTGCACACGCTTGCGCACGCGCTGATCAACGAGTGGAGCCTGGACGCCGGCTACCCGGCGTCGGCCCTGCGGGAGCGCCTCTACGTGTCCGAGGACATGGCCGGTGTGCTGATCTATACCGCCAGCAGCGACTCCGCCGGAAGCTTGGGCGGCCTGGTGAGCCAGGGCGAGCCGCGGCGCCTGCGACGTTCGCTCGCGTCGGCGCTGCGCCGGATCTCGTGGTGCTCGGCCGACCCGCTGTGCATGGAGTCGGAGGCGTCGGGCGTCGACAGCCTCAATCTCGCCGCATGCCACGCGTGCATGCTCGTGCCCGAAACGAGCTGCGAGCTGAACAACGACTTCCTGGACCGGGCCATGCTGATCGGCACGCCGGACAAGACGACGCAGGGGTTCTTCGAAGAATTCATGTCCGCCCTCTGA